The Streptomyces achromogenes genome window below encodes:
- a CDS encoding PPOX class F420-dependent oxidoreductase — protein sequence MHRMTDQQWRAFVSHGTRTGKLSTVRPDGSPHVTPVWFLLDGDDVVFNTEEDGVKGRNLARDGRFALCVDEDRPPYAFVLLQGRADISEDPDETLRWATRLGARYMGEDSAEEYAARNGGPGNLLVRARIDKVIAFAGIAD from the coding sequence ATGCACAGGATGACCGACCAGCAGTGGCGGGCCTTCGTCTCCCACGGCACCCGCACCGGCAAGCTGTCGACCGTCCGGCCCGACGGCAGCCCGCACGTCACACCCGTGTGGTTCCTGCTCGACGGAGACGACGTGGTGTTCAACACCGAGGAAGACGGGGTCAAAGGCCGCAACCTGGCCCGCGACGGCCGCTTCGCGCTCTGCGTGGACGAGGACCGGCCCCCGTACGCCTTCGTCCTGCTCCAGGGCCGTGCCGACATCTCAGAGGACCCCGACGAGACACTGCGGTGGGCCACGCGCCTCGGCGCCCGCTACATGGGCGAAGACAGCGCCGAGGAGTACGCAGCCCGCAACGGCGGCCCGGGAAACCTCCTCGTCCGGGCCCGCATCGACAAGGTCATCGCCTTCGCCGGCATCGCCGATTGA
- a CDS encoding MBL fold metallo-hydrolase, producing MSSPTGEQVPVHVHGGPTTLIEYGGLRFVTDPTFDPPGDYPMPLPGDHKLVKTKPSPVTAADLGRIDAVLLSHDEHDDNLDHAGRALLSEVPVVFTTVSGAGRLGGNARGLAFWQTAELERPDGGTVTVTGLPARHGPEGCEPITGDVVGFLLTSHDLPSVYVSGDNANLEHVKEIATKFAPVDTAVLFLGGARMDFAFDGGLLTLDSALGAQAARILGARRVVPAHYDGWAHFQEGRKEIEAAFSEAGLADRLDFAR from the coding sequence ATGTCCAGCCCCACCGGCGAGCAGGTCCCCGTCCACGTCCACGGCGGCCCCACCACCCTCATCGAGTACGGCGGTCTCCGGTTCGTCACCGATCCGACCTTCGACCCGCCGGGCGACTACCCCATGCCCCTCCCCGGCGACCACAAGCTCGTCAAGACCAAGCCGTCACCGGTCACCGCCGCCGACCTCGGCCGCATCGACGCCGTCCTGCTCTCCCACGACGAGCACGACGACAACCTCGACCACGCCGGACGCGCCCTCCTGTCCGAGGTACCGGTCGTCTTCACCACCGTCAGCGGCGCCGGCCGCCTGGGCGGAAACGCCCGGGGCCTCGCCTTCTGGCAGACCGCCGAGCTCGAGCGGCCCGACGGCGGCACCGTGACCGTCACCGGCCTGCCCGCCCGGCACGGCCCCGAGGGATGCGAGCCGATCACCGGCGACGTCGTCGGCTTCCTGCTCACCTCCCACGACCTGCCCTCCGTCTACGTGAGCGGCGACAACGCCAACCTGGAGCACGTCAAGGAGATCGCCACGAAGTTCGCCCCCGTGGACACCGCGGTCCTCTTCCTCGGCGGCGCCCGCATGGACTTCGCCTTCGACGGTGGCCTGCTCACCCTCGACAGTGCCCTGGGCGCCCAAGCCGCCAGGATCCTCGGTGCCCGCCGGGTCGTCCCCGCTCACTACGACGGCTGGGCCCACTTCCAGGAGGGCCGCAAGGAGATCGAGGCCGCGTTCTCCGAGGCCGGCCTGGCCGACCGCCTCGACTTCGCCCGATAG
- a CDS encoding VOC family protein — translation MPGPALNSVAWFEIGTDQPEEVKHFYGRLFDWNFQLNTNTPGVNYHAVVTPGAQQPTGGVWESEGRFPDYAVFYVLVQDVAATVQHAEELGGKVLMAPITDAAGLTFARLEDSAGHHFGVFSAPAP, via the coding sequence ATGCCCGGTCCTGCCCTCAACTCCGTCGCCTGGTTCGAGATCGGCACCGACCAGCCGGAAGAGGTCAAGCACTTCTACGGCCGGCTCTTCGACTGGAACTTCCAGCTCAACACCAACACCCCCGGCGTCAACTACCACGCCGTCGTCACACCGGGCGCCCAGCAGCCCACCGGTGGCGTGTGGGAGTCGGAGGGGAGGTTCCCCGACTACGCGGTCTTCTACGTGCTCGTCCAGGACGTCGCCGCGACCGTCCAGCACGCCGAGGAACTGGGCGGCAAGGTGCTCATGGCACCGATCACCGACGCCGCGGGCCTCACCTTCGCCCGCCTGGAAGACAGCGCGGGCCACCACTTCGGCGTGTTCTCCGCACCCGCCCCGTGA
- a CDS encoding indolepyruvate ferredoxin oxidoreductase family protein, whose protein sequence is MTPSITEAQQPGGRRFRLEDRYLREEGVLHLSGIQALVRVLLDRSRRDRLNGLHTATFVSGYEGSPLAGYDIELARREALLHAHDVVHRPGLNEELAATAVMGSQLAGQIGTSRCDGVVGVWYGKSPGLDRASDALRHANLVGTGPSGGAVALVGDDPGAKSSSVPCASEATLADLAIPTLYPADAQDVLDFGLHAQFLSRFSGVWSGLKVTTAVADSASTAVVARDRISVVEGDLGAGSHEPNSMLLGAHLMALERSLHEVRLPRAVEYARLNGLNRVVQRGPSDRIGILTSGKTYLDVREALRIIGLTDEDLARYGIRILKLGMIFPLERDAVIEFAEGLDQVVVVEEKRPFLEAAVKEILFGRPRAPFVHGKQDQDGRSLFSRSGELDADGIATGLSRVLARLGIDAARTWRQRPRARTASVLPLLARSPYYCSGCPHNTSTTAGGDSPVGAGIGCHSMVVFMDPEQVGPVVGMTQMGGEGAQWIGMEPFVDADHFVQNIGDGTFMHSGSLAVRAAIAAGVNVTFKLLYNGTVAMTGGQDAVGALPVDRLAATLLDEGATKVIITTEDRARIPRARLPKSVKVLDRAVIEDALAELKATAGVTVLIHDQECAAEKRRARRRGKAQAPTTRVWINERICEGCGDCGRKSNCLSVHPVSTEFGRKTRIDQSSCNLDYSCLDGDCPAFMTIVPAGKPPRAELPALAATDVAEPARTAGAGSFGMRITGIGGTGIVTVSQVLATAAVIDGRHARSLDQTGLAQKGGAVVSDIKITEGVVEEGGKIGQGQCDLYLACDPLVATDPKYLSAASPDRTVAVMTTTEIPTGEMVVDTAVSFPAPAAVRHAVGSATRRLVALDSGSLARQLFDDDQYANMLLVGAAYQTGLLPMPASAIEEAIALNGVAVDRNVQAFRRGRQAVADPQALRAGLTGSTFAEAGPRLAAGTTELVASVTDDEESELHRLLTMRVADLIDYQDRRYARTYVDFVKAVAVAERAAVGDSTELAETVARYLHKLMAYKDEYEVARLALDPVVDDHITATFGSASRRSYRLHPPVLRAAGMTRKVALGSWFRPILSLLRALRRVRGTRLDVFGLQHMRRIERQLVDEYRESINAALGLLNEENLAEVRRLAELPDAVRGYEGVKLPTVERYRADKTRILRELRESADPESTGAGRGR, encoded by the coding sequence ATGACCCCATCCATCACCGAGGCGCAGCAGCCGGGCGGCCGACGCTTCCGCCTGGAAGACCGCTACCTGCGTGAAGAAGGCGTCCTGCACCTCTCCGGAATCCAGGCTCTCGTCCGCGTCCTCCTGGATCGATCCAGGCGTGACCGTCTGAACGGACTGCACACCGCGACGTTCGTATCCGGGTACGAGGGATCACCACTCGCCGGGTACGACATCGAGTTGGCACGGCGCGAGGCGTTGCTGCACGCGCACGACGTCGTCCACCGACCGGGGCTCAACGAGGAACTCGCCGCGACCGCCGTCATGGGCAGCCAGTTGGCCGGCCAGATCGGAACCTCACGGTGCGACGGCGTCGTGGGCGTCTGGTACGGCAAGTCCCCCGGCCTCGACCGCGCCTCCGATGCCCTGCGCCACGCGAACCTGGTGGGCACGGGCCCCTCCGGTGGCGCTGTCGCTCTGGTCGGCGACGATCCGGGAGCCAAGTCGTCCAGCGTGCCGTGCGCCAGTGAGGCGACGCTCGCGGACCTGGCGATCCCGACGCTGTACCCCGCCGATGCGCAGGACGTCCTCGACTTCGGGCTGCACGCGCAGTTCCTCTCCCGGTTCAGCGGCGTGTGGTCGGGCCTGAAGGTCACCACCGCGGTCGCGGACTCGGCGTCCACGGCCGTCGTGGCGCGCGATCGGATCTCGGTCGTGGAGGGCGACCTGGGCGCCGGCTCGCACGAGCCGAACTCGATGCTCCTCGGCGCCCATCTCATGGCGCTCGAGCGCAGCCTGCACGAGGTCCGGCTCCCCCGCGCCGTGGAGTACGCACGGCTCAATGGCCTCAACCGCGTGGTCCAGCGCGGGCCGTCGGACAGGATCGGCATCCTGACGTCCGGCAAGACCTACCTCGACGTCCGCGAGGCCCTGCGCATCATCGGTCTCACCGACGAGGACCTCGCACGGTACGGGATCAGGATCCTCAAACTCGGCATGATCTTCCCCCTCGAACGTGACGCCGTCATCGAGTTCGCGGAAGGTCTCGACCAGGTGGTGGTCGTCGAGGAGAAGCGGCCGTTCCTGGAAGCCGCCGTCAAGGAGATCCTCTTCGGCCGCCCCCGGGCCCCGTTCGTCCACGGCAAGCAGGACCAGGACGGGCGGTCCCTGTTCAGCCGCTCAGGAGAGCTCGACGCGGACGGCATAGCCACCGGACTGTCCAGAGTGCTCGCACGGCTCGGCATCGATGCCGCCCGCACATGGCGTCAGCGGCCGAGGGCCCGTACGGCGTCGGTGCTGCCACTCCTGGCCCGCAGCCCGTACTACTGCTCGGGGTGTCCGCACAACACCTCGACCACCGCAGGCGGGGACTCGCCGGTCGGCGCGGGGATCGGCTGCCACTCCATGGTCGTGTTCATGGATCCCGAACAGGTGGGCCCGGTCGTCGGCATGACCCAGATGGGCGGGGAAGGGGCTCAGTGGATCGGGATGGAGCCGTTCGTCGACGCCGACCACTTCGTGCAGAACATCGGGGACGGCACTTTCATGCATTCGGGCAGCCTGGCCGTCCGGGCGGCGATCGCCGCGGGGGTGAACGTCACGTTCAAGCTGCTCTACAACGGGACGGTCGCCATGACGGGAGGCCAGGACGCCGTCGGCGCGCTGCCGGTCGACCGGCTCGCCGCCACGCTCCTCGACGAAGGCGCCACCAAGGTGATCATCACGACGGAGGACCGGGCCCGCATCCCGCGGGCCCGGCTTCCGAAGTCGGTGAAGGTCCTCGACCGGGCCGTGATCGAGGACGCACTGGCGGAGCTCAAGGCCACCGCCGGCGTCACGGTCCTCATCCACGACCAGGAATGCGCCGCCGAGAAACGGCGTGCCCGCCGGCGCGGCAAGGCCCAGGCACCGACGACGCGAGTCTGGATCAACGAGCGCATCTGCGAGGGCTGCGGTGACTGCGGCCGCAAGTCGAACTGTCTGTCCGTCCACCCGGTCTCGACCGAGTTCGGCCGCAAGACCAGGATCGACCAGTCCTCGTGCAACCTGGACTACTCGTGCCTCGACGGCGACTGCCCGGCGTTCATGACCATCGTGCCTGCCGGTAAGCCGCCGCGCGCGGAACTGCCCGCCCTGGCGGCCACCGACGTCGCCGAGCCGGCCCGCACCGCCGGTGCCGGCTCCTTCGGCATGCGGATCACCGGGATCGGGGGCACGGGCATCGTCACCGTCTCCCAGGTGCTGGCCACTGCGGCCGTGATCGACGGCCGTCACGCGCGCAGCCTCGACCAGACCGGTCTCGCCCAGAAGGGCGGCGCCGTCGTCTCCGACATCAAGATCACAGAGGGTGTCGTGGAAGAAGGGGGCAAGATCGGTCAGGGGCAGTGCGACCTCTACCTCGCATGCGACCCGCTCGTCGCGACCGATCCGAAGTACCTTTCCGCCGCCTCCCCGGACCGAACTGTCGCCGTCATGACCACGACAGAGATACCCACCGGGGAGATGGTGGTCGACACAGCAGTCAGCTTTCCGGCTCCCGCTGCCGTGCGCCACGCCGTCGGCAGTGCGACGCGCCGGCTCGTGGCTCTGGACTCCGGCTCACTGGCCAGGCAGCTCTTCGACGACGATCAGTACGCCAACATGCTGTTGGTGGGAGCCGCCTACCAGACCGGGCTGCTGCCGATGCCGGCTTCGGCCATCGAAGAGGCCATCGCACTGAACGGCGTCGCCGTCGATCGCAACGTGCAGGCCTTCCGGCGAGGCCGCCAGGCGGTCGCCGACCCGCAGGCGTTGCGGGCCGGGCTGACGGGCTCGACATTCGCGGAGGCGGGGCCGCGGCTCGCCGCAGGAACCACCGAGCTCGTGGCCTCGGTCACCGATGACGAGGAGTCGGAGCTGCATCGTCTCCTCACCATGCGCGTGGCCGACCTCATCGACTACCAGGACAGGCGCTACGCCCGCACGTATGTCGACTTCGTCAAGGCGGTGGCGGTCGCGGAACGCGCTGCCGTCGGCGATTCCACCGAGTTGGCCGAGACTGTCGCTCGTTATCTCCACAAGCTGATGGCGTACAAGGACGAGTACGAGGTGGCGCGGCTCGCCCTCGATCCCGTCGTGGACGACCACATCACCGCCACATTCGGAAGCGCGAGCCGACGCTCCTACCGGCTGCATCCGCCTGTTCTGCGAGCCGCGGGTATGACGAGGAAAGTCGCTCTGGGGAGCTGGTTCCGTCCGATCCTCAGCCTGCTGCGAGCACTGCGGCGCGTTCGAGGGACCCGCCTTGACGTGTTCGGACTTCAGCACATGCGACGGATCGAGCGTCAGCTCGTCGACGAGTACCGCGAGTCGATCAACGCCGCGCTCGGGCTCTTGAACGAGGAGAACCTGGCCGAGGTCCGCCGGCTCGCGGAGCTGCCGGATGCCGTTCGCGGATACGAAGGCGTCAAACTCCCGACCGTAGAGCGCTACCGGGCCGACAAGACCCGCATACTTCGTGAGCTGCGGGAGAGCGCGGACCCCGAGTCGACGGGCGCCGGACGGGGCCGTTGA
- a CDS encoding TetR/AcrR family transcriptional regulator, with the protein MKRTRMRRDQRLNNAKLIQAAAELFERCEQPISLADIARQADVSVATAYRHFESADDALSAYRRDIVSKFRDHSLEQRSNGLALLESVCGFWVDLVLAEGAALVHRRSSEGFLARYKAQEPYLEGQAEALARPIRELVAILGVGQLVGVEDEAAFLWNVLFDPREIFDLRDTLALSPAQITHRLVSAFRGALLGWATARLTEPVPR; encoded by the coding sequence ATGAAGAGGACGCGCATGCGCAGGGATCAGCGGTTGAACAACGCCAAGCTGATCCAGGCCGCCGCAGAGCTTTTCGAGCGTTGCGAGCAGCCGATCAGCCTCGCCGACATCGCTCGGCAGGCGGATGTGTCGGTCGCGACGGCCTATCGGCACTTCGAGTCCGCGGACGACGCCCTCAGTGCCTACCGGCGGGACATCGTGAGCAAGTTCCGCGATCACAGTCTCGAGCAGCGAAGCAACGGTCTGGCCCTGCTCGAGAGTGTCTGCGGCTTCTGGGTGGATCTCGTCCTCGCCGAAGGCGCGGCGCTGGTGCACCGCCGGTCGTCGGAAGGGTTCCTCGCGCGGTACAAGGCCCAGGAACCGTACTTGGAAGGCCAGGCGGAGGCCCTCGCCCGCCCCATCCGCGAACTCGTGGCGATTCTCGGGGTCGGCCAGCTCGTCGGCGTCGAGGACGAGGCCGCCTTCCTGTGGAACGTCCTCTTCGACCCCCGGGAGATCTTCGATCTCCGTGACACGCTCGCGCTGTCGCCCGCGCAGATCACGCACCGACTGGTGTCGGCGTTCCGCGGTGCGCTGCTCGGCTGGGCGACCGCGCGGCTGACCGAACCTGTGCCGCGGTGA
- a CDS encoding RraA family protein — protein sequence MSYAPTSAGSPNIEVGPKWRRPDGELLAQFQRHSVANIGDALGRLGMPDGGITPLWDGCRAVGSALTVLTVAGDDLAVIDAVAHIEPGDFLVINGFGYPGRAVMGDILTQYFSSRGAVGAIVDGAVRDRDEIRQQQFPVWSRSITPAGPWKHGPGAIGTPVAIGGVVINPGDVVVADADGVVAVPLTKAYDIAAELAQIAESEQGMRTQAKQAPTK from the coding sequence ATGAGCTACGCGCCGACATCCGCCGGCTCGCCCAACATCGAGGTCGGCCCGAAGTGGCGGCGTCCTGACGGGGAGTTGCTCGCGCAGTTCCAGCGGCACTCGGTCGCGAACATCGGAGACGCACTCGGGCGCCTCGGCATGCCCGACGGTGGCATCACACCCCTCTGGGACGGCTGCCGTGCCGTGGGCAGCGCCCTGACGGTCCTGACCGTCGCAGGAGACGACCTGGCCGTGATCGACGCCGTCGCGCACATCGAACCCGGCGACTTCCTCGTCATCAACGGATTCGGTTACCCGGGCCGGGCCGTGATGGGCGACATCCTCACCCAGTACTTCTCCTCGCGGGGTGCCGTGGGAGCGATCGTCGACGGAGCGGTCAGGGACCGCGACGAGATCCGGCAGCAGCAATTCCCCGTGTGGTCGCGTTCGATCACGCCGGCCGGGCCGTGGAAACACGGCCCCGGAGCCATCGGGACGCCCGTCGCCATCGGCGGTGTCGTCATCAACCCCGGTGACGTGGTCGTGGCCGACGCCGACGGCGTCGTCGCAGTGCCCCTGACGAAGGCGTACGACATCGCCGCCGAGCTGGCGCAGATCGCGGAATCCGAGCAGGGCATGCGCACGCAGGCCAAGCAAGCGCCCACGAAATGA
- a CDS encoding glycoside hydrolase family 2 TIM barrel-domain containing protein: MIRIPFNDAWRVGPLVSVHEAIVVAGAGAGEEEVTLPHDAMLKGGRSAENSGGPQTGYFRDGKWTYEKQFDVPEEWATKRVTFEFEGVYRDAMVYINGALAGQWAGGYSRFHVSADPFLYYGRANTVRVDAQAHQDSRWYSGGGLHRPVNVLVGDLVHVTPTGLRLITPDIDADLATVVAATEIVNEDVSTRVVEVLLEILDAGGEVVASDRARVTLLAGDGITTHQRAYVQRPSLWSVDSPHLYHATVRLFDDSGPLDETSTHFGVRTVTADPIRGLRINGETVKLRGGAIHHDNGILGAADFADAAERRVRMLKAAGFNAVRSAHNPMSVALLDACDRLGMLVMDELFDVWTVAKSGDDYSRRFPQWWERDVDSLVAKDFNHPSVIMYSIGNEIIEAGTPHGTRLGRRIADRVRAQDPTRLVTHALQGMYIARDKIPALKAELGQDAAPVRGLNDYLGQVTHLIDALMASPVVGERLAEPASVLDVVGLNYGESRYVLDKEAYPNRVVVGSETFPTKIDRLWQLVTENPHVIGDFTWTAWDFLGEVGTGRHVYPEDQQVHRAPYPWLTAECGDIDIIGQRHPISYYREIVYGLTQTPYLAVRRHRDDGYVIKPRAWTWADVSPSWTFDVPVGSPLHVEAYAAAEEVEFRLNGITVATVPVGTERNFVAEADVPYEPGLLEVVAYRDGAEVGRSALHTAGEPTHLSLKTDRTELGADPQRLVHIDITLTDGDGVLNPNRDTKITIQVDGAGVLQGFGTGAPATEESFLDHSATSFKGRALAIVRATGETGRITVTARAHGVPDASLEIDVVQAPTHHVTREGQK; this comes from the coding sequence ATGATCCGCATCCCGTTCAACGACGCGTGGCGCGTCGGCCCTCTCGTGTCCGTTCACGAGGCGATCGTGGTCGCCGGTGCCGGTGCCGGTGAGGAAGAAGTCACCCTGCCGCACGACGCCATGCTGAAGGGAGGGCGGTCCGCGGAGAACTCCGGTGGACCGCAGACGGGCTACTTCCGCGACGGAAAGTGGACCTACGAGAAGCAGTTCGACGTGCCGGAGGAATGGGCGACGAAGCGAGTCACCTTCGAGTTCGAAGGTGTCTACCGCGACGCGATGGTCTACATCAACGGTGCTCTCGCCGGTCAGTGGGCAGGCGGATACTCCCGCTTCCACGTCAGCGCGGACCCCTTCCTGTACTACGGCAGGGCCAACACCGTTCGGGTGGACGCGCAGGCACACCAGGACTCCCGCTGGTACTCGGGGGGCGGCCTCCACCGTCCCGTCAACGTCCTCGTCGGTGACCTCGTCCACGTCACCCCGACCGGCCTGCGACTCATCACGCCGGACATCGACGCCGATCTCGCCACCGTGGTGGCGGCGACCGAGATCGTCAACGAGGACGTCTCCACCCGCGTCGTCGAAGTGCTTCTCGAGATCCTGGACGCCGGGGGCGAGGTCGTGGCGTCCGACCGGGCCCGGGTCACCCTCCTGGCGGGCGACGGGATCACCACCCATCAGCGGGCGTACGTCCAGCGGCCGTCCCTCTGGAGCGTCGACTCGCCGCATCTCTACCACGCGACCGTGCGCCTCTTCGACGACAGCGGCCCGCTCGACGAGACTTCCACGCACTTCGGTGTCCGCACCGTCACCGCCGACCCGATCCGCGGCCTGCGGATCAACGGCGAGACCGTCAAGCTCCGCGGCGGTGCGATCCACCACGACAACGGCATCCTCGGCGCGGCCGACTTCGCCGACGCCGCCGAGCGGCGGGTACGGATGCTCAAGGCCGCGGGCTTCAACGCCGTACGTTCCGCGCACAACCCCATGAGCGTCGCCCTGCTCGACGCGTGCGACCGTCTCGGCATGCTCGTCATGGACGAGCTGTTCGACGTGTGGACGGTCGCGAAGTCCGGTGACGACTACTCGCGCAGATTCCCGCAGTGGTGGGAACGCGACGTCGACTCGCTCGTGGCGAAGGACTTCAACCACCCCAGCGTGATCATGTACTCGATCGGCAACGAGATCATCGAAGCCGGAACCCCGCACGGCACGCGCCTGGGCCGCCGCATCGCCGACCGGGTGCGCGCGCAGGACCCGACCCGCCTGGTCACCCACGCACTCCAGGGCATGTACATCGCCCGCGACAAGATCCCCGCGCTGAAGGCGGAACTGGGGCAGGACGCCGCCCCCGTCCGGGGGCTGAACGACTATCTGGGCCAGGTGACGCATCTGATCGACGCCCTCATGGCCTCGCCGGTCGTCGGGGAGCGGCTCGCCGAACCCGCCTCCGTTCTCGACGTCGTGGGGCTCAACTACGGCGAGAGCCGGTACGTGCTGGACAAGGAGGCGTACCCCAACCGCGTGGTAGTGGGCTCGGAGACATTCCCGACGAAGATCGACCGGCTGTGGCAGCTCGTCACGGAGAACCCCCACGTCATCGGCGACTTCACCTGGACCGCATGGGACTTCCTCGGCGAGGTGGGAACCGGCCGGCACGTCTACCCCGAGGACCAGCAGGTGCACCGCGCCCCCTACCCGTGGCTCACCGCCGAGTGCGGGGACATCGACATCATCGGGCAGCGTCACCCGATCTCCTACTACCGCGAGATCGTCTACGGGCTCACGCAGACGCCCTACCTCGCCGTGCGACGCCACCGCGATGACGGCTACGTCATCAAGCCCAGGGCATGGACCTGGGCCGACGTCTCCCCCAGCTGGACCTTCGATGTTCCTGTCGGCTCGCCGCTCCATGTCGAGGCCTACGCGGCGGCCGAGGAAGTCGAGTTCCGGCTCAACGGCATCACCGTCGCGACCGTGCCCGTCGGCACCGAGCGGAACTTCGTCGCCGAAGCCGACGTGCCCTACGAGCCCGGTCTCCTGGAGGTGGTGGCGTACCGCGACGGAGCGGAGGTGGGACGCTCGGCGCTGCACACCGCCGGCGAACCCACGCACCTGAGCCTGAAGACGGACCGCACCGAACTCGGCGCCGATCCGCAGCGGTTGGTCCACATCGACATCACCCTGACCGACGGAGACGGTGTGCTCAACCCGAACCGGGACACAAAGATCACGATCCAGGTCGACGGTGCCGGGGTGCTCCAAGGATTCGGTACGGGAGCTCCGGCCACCGAGGAGAGCTTCCTCGACCATTCCGCCACCTCGTTCAAAGGACGTGCCCTGGCGATCGTCCGGGCCACCGGGGAAACAGGACGGATCACCGTCACAGCCCGGGCGCACGGAGTCCCGGACGCCTCCCTCGAGATCGACGTCGTCCAGGCACCCACTCATCACGTGACACGGGAAGGACAGAAATGA
- a CDS encoding Gfo/Idh/MocA family protein, whose amino-acid sequence MNSKRVGVGVIGAGVISSHYLENLTRFPDLNVVAIADLDQERARARAREFGLRHLLVHELLAHDDIEIVLNLTVPAAHYDVSARILATGKHVWSEKPLATSRRDARLLLDKAGRRGLRVACAPDTFLGGALQTAQRAVLAGRIGEPKSALAIMQSPGPEGTHPNPAFYYDQGAGPLLDMGPYHVTALVQTLGAVRRVSSVSSTARAVRRVLVGAGAGTEFDVRVPSQHMALLEFASGARAALVTSFDSGIRRDLLELHGTEASLEVPDPNRFAGTGRFVPLHAEPEDVPAVGSTWGRGVGVLELARSIRDDVPERASGALACHVLDVLLAIEEAARAGTPLTLESTVASPAPLDENWDPTAATL is encoded by the coding sequence GTGAACTCCAAGCGAGTGGGTGTCGGCGTCATCGGCGCCGGCGTCATCAGCAGCCACTACCTCGAGAACCTGACCCGGTTCCCTGATCTGAACGTGGTCGCGATAGCGGACCTCGACCAGGAGCGCGCCCGTGCCCGTGCGCGGGAGTTCGGGTTGCGGCACCTGCTCGTCCACGAGCTCCTGGCCCACGACGACATCGAGATCGTGCTGAACCTCACCGTCCCCGCCGCCCACTACGACGTGTCGGCCCGGATCCTCGCGACCGGCAAGCACGTCTGGAGTGAGAAGCCCCTCGCCACCAGCCGCCGCGACGCACGGTTGCTGCTGGACAAGGCCGGTCGGAGAGGACTTCGCGTGGCCTGCGCGCCCGACACGTTCCTCGGTGGTGCCCTGCAGACGGCGCAACGAGCGGTCCTCGCGGGCCGCATCGGCGAACCGAAGAGCGCGCTCGCGATCATGCAGTCCCCGGGACCGGAAGGCACCCACCCGAATCCCGCCTTCTACTACGACCAGGGAGCCGGCCCGCTGCTGGACATGGGGCCGTACCACGTCACCGCGCTCGTGCAGACCTTGGGTGCCGTCCGGCGCGTGAGCTCGGTTTCCTCAACCGCACGGGCCGTCAGGCGCGTCCTCGTCGGCGCGGGCGCCGGGACCGAGTTCGACGTGCGCGTACCGAGTCAGCACATGGCTCTGCTCGAGTTCGCCTCCGGCGCCCGGGCGGCCCTCGTCACGAGCTTCGATTCGGGCATCCGCCGCGACCTCCTCGAACTGCACGGCACGGAAGCCTCACTCGAGGTCCCCGACCCCAACCGCTTCGCTGGAACAGGCAGGTTCGTCCCTCTCCATGCGGAACCGGAAGACGTACCCGCTGTCGGGTCCACGTGGGGCCGGGGAGTGGGGGTGCTGGAGCTCGCTCGCTCCATACGCGACGACGTACCGGAACGCGCCTCCGGCGCTCTCGCCTGCCACGTTCTCGACGTGCTCCTCGCCATCGAGGAGGCGGCACGGGCCGGGACACCGCTGACCCTCGAATCCACCGTGGCATCGCCGGCCCCCCTGGACGAGAACTGGGACCCCACGGCCGCGACCCTCTAG